From the Arvicola amphibius chromosome 2, mArvAmp1.2, whole genome shotgun sequence genome, one window contains:
- the Nub1 gene encoding NEDD8 ultimate buster 1: MKTNGGLCGIRALSRSRLARQWRRMAQKKYLQAKLTQFLREDRIQLWKPPYTDENKEVGLALKDLAKKYSDRLECCENEVENIIEEIRCKAIERGTGNEHYRATGIATIEVFLPPRLRKDKKSLLETHLNVTGRDLRSKIAETFGFQENYIKIVINKKQLQLGKSLEEQGVTHNVKAMVLELKQSEEDVRKNFQVEEEEQNEAELKEKRIQRTKRGLEILAERAEMVDPETMPYLDIANQTGRSIRVPPAERKALMLAMGYHEKGRAFLKRKEYGIALPCLLDADRYFCECKELLDTVDNYAVLQLDIVWCYFRLEQLECLDDAEKKLNLAQKCFKNCYGENHQRLVHIKGNCGKEKVLFLRLYLLQGIRNYHSGNGEEAREYLNKARQLFKELYIDPSKVHNLLQLGFTAQEARLGLRACDGNVDHAAIHISNRREELAQIRKEEKEKRRRRLENIKSLKGMGYSTHAAKQALHQARGNLDDALKILLSNPHMWWLQDSDSENSSHQASPSQESIDQLVYMGFDTVVAEAALRAFGGNVQVAAQTLAHHGGSLPPDLQFSGEDSSSTASTSPSDSAGTSSASTDEDMETEAVNEILEDIPEHEEDYLDSTLEDEEVIIAEYLSYVESVRSAAKNN, from the exons ATGAAAACAAACGGCGGCCTCTGCGGCATCCGGGCACTCAGCAGGTCGCGGCTGGCGCGGCAGTGGCGCAG GATGGCGCAGAAGAAATATCTTCAAGCAAAATTGACCCAGTTTCTAAGGGAAGACAGAATTCAACTTTGGAAACCACCATATACTGATGAAAATAAAGAAGTTGGTTTGGCCTTGAAG GACCTTGCTAAGAAGTACTCTGACCGACTCGAGTGCTGTGAAAACGAAGTGGAAAACATAATAGAAGAGATCCGTTGCAAAGCCATTGAGCGTGGCACAGGAAATGAGCACTACCGAGCAACCGGGATTGCCACGATTGAGGTGTTTCTGCCTCCAAGACTCAGGAAA GACAAGAAAAGCTTGTTGGAGACCCACTTGAATGTCACTGGTAGAGACCTGAGATCTAA aatagCCGAAACTTTTGGATTCCAAGAAAATTACATCAAGATCgtaataaataagaaacaacTTCAACTAG GGAAAAGCCTTGAAGAACAAGGAGTGACTCACAATGTAAAGGCCATGGTGCTAGAACTGAAACAGTCTGAAGAGGATGTGAGGAAAAACTTCCaggtagaggaagaggaacagaatGAGGCGGAACTGAAGGAGAAACGTATTCAGAGGACCAAAAGGGGACTGGAGATTCTGGCAGAGAGAG CTGAGATGGTAGATCCGGAAACCATGCCTTACTTAGACATTGCAAACCAGACAGGCAGGTCAATCAGAGTTCCTCCTGCCGAGAGAAAA GCCCTTATGTTAGCTATGGGATACCATGAGAAGGGCAGAGCTTTCCTGAAGAGAAAAGAGTATGGAATAGCCTTGCCGTGCCTTCTGGATGCTGACAGGTATTTCTG TGAGTGCAAAGAGCTGCTGGACACTGTGGACAACTATGCGGTTCTCCAGCTGGACATTGTGTGGTGCTACTTCCGCCTGGAGCAGCTGGAGTGCCTGGATGATGCAGAGAAGAAGCTGAACTTGGCCCAGAAGTGCTTTAAAAACTGTTATGGAGAGAATCACCAGAGACTGGTCCACATAAAA GGAAATTGTGGAAAAGAGAAAGTGTTGTTTTTAAGACTCTACCTGCTTCAGGGGATTCGGAACTATCACAGTGGAAATGGAGAGGAGGCTCGGGAATATCTCAACAAG GCGCGCcagctctttaaagagctgtacaTTGATCCATCAAAAGTTCACAACTTGCTGCAGTTGGGGTTCACTGCCCAGGAAGCCCGGCTCGGCCTGCGGGCTTGTGATGGGAACGTGGACCATGCGGCCATTCATATTTCCAACCGCAGAGAG GAACTGGCCCAaataaggaaggaggagaaggagaagaggagacgCCGCCTGGAAAATATCAAGTCTTTGAAAGGAATGGGCTACTCCACACATGCTGCCAAACAGGCCCTTCACCAGGCCAGAGGCAACCTGGACGACGCCCTGAAG ATTCTCCTCAGTAACCCCCACATGTGGTGGTTACAGGACTCAGACTCTGAAAACAGCAGCCATCAAGCAAGTCCTTCCCAGGAAAGCATCGACCAA CTGGTGTACATGGGTTTCGACACAGTGGTGGCTGAAGCAGCGCTAAGGGCATTTGGAGGCAATGTCCAGGTAGCAGCTCAGACCCTTGCGCACCATGGAGGAAGCCTTCCTCCAGACCTGCAGTTCTCAGGAGAGGACTCCTCCTCCACAGCATCCACATCCCCATCTGACTCTGCAG GGACCTCTAGTGCCTCAACAGATGAAGACATGGAGACAGAGGCTGTCAACGAAATCCTGGAGGACATTCCAGAGCACGAGGAGGACTACCTGGACTCAACTCTGGAGGACGAAGAAGTCATTATTGCCGAGTACTTGTCCTATGTGGAAAGTGTAAGGTCAGCTGCAAAGAACAACTGA